Below is a genomic region from Hylemonella gracilis.
CTGCGCGTGGTTCGCTGCCCCCCGAGGGGGCGCTTTGCGCATTCGCGCCTTGGGACGGCCCGGCGGCGCTCATGCCATCGAGGACCCACTGCGGCAAGATCAGGCCGTAAGCCGCGACCACCATCACGTCGGCCTGTGCCGCTTCCAGCGCGGCACGGGCGGCCGCCGCGTCTTCGGGGTACTTGCCGTCCAGGCGCAGGCTGCGCGGCTGCGCGACGGGGATGCCGTGCTCCAGCGCGAACTGCTTGACCGGCGAGGCCTGTAGTTTCATGCCTCGTCCTGCGGGCCGGTCAGGCTGGGTCAGCACCAAGACAATCTCGTGCCCCGCCTGGTGCAGGGCCTGCAGAGCCACCCGGGCGAACTCGGGCGTCCCCGCGTAAACAACTCTCATCGAATTCCCGTTCAGGCCCGCGCGCCTTCGCGCTCGTTTTCGCGTTGCAGTTTCTGCATCTTGGTCTTGATGCGGTTGCGCTTGAGCGGGGACAGGTACTCGACGAAGACCTTGCCCATCAGGTGGTCCATCTCATGCTGGATGCAGATGGCCAGCAGGCCCTCGCACTCGACCGTGCGGGACTGACCCTCACCGTCCAGGGCGCGCACATGCACGCGCTCGTGCCGCTCCACGCCGTCGTAGATGCCGGGCACGGACAGGCAACCTTCCTCGTTGACCTTCGTTTCGGGGCTGGCCCAGACGATTTCCGGGTTGATGAAGACCAGCGGCTGCTCGCGTCCCTCGGACACGTCGATGACGACCAGCCGCTCGTGCACATTGATCTGGGTGGCGGCCAGGCCAATGCCATTCATGTCGTACATGGTGTCGAACATGTCGGCAATGAGCTGTTTGATGCGCGCATCCACGGCCTGCACGGGCTGTGCCACGGTGTGCAGGCGGGGATCTGGGTAAGTCAGGATGGGCAGCAAAGCCATGGTGTGATTCCTCCGAACCCGATATTTTCCGCGCTTTTTGCACTGCATTGCCGCCATGGGGGCTTGCGCGCACACTGAGACGCATGAACACGCATGACCTGTCGACTCAGGGCCGAGCCTGGCGCGCAGGCTCTGGTGTGCCTGGCCAGGGCCTGCGTCTGCCGGGAGCGGGTGGCCACCGAGCCCGGGGCGACGGAAGATGGAACACGAGGAGCTGAGTGCCTGGCTGCGCCTGTCCCTGGCTCCCGGACTGGGGCCGGTCAGCACGCGCCGCCTCCTGGCGGCCTTTGGTTCCCCCGAGGCCGTGCTGGCGCAAAGCCCGGCGGCTTTGCGCGCCGTGGTCAATACCCGGCAGGCCGAGGCGCTGCGGGGCGGCGCGAACCCCGCGCCCGTAGGCTGGGTCGAGCTGCTGGCCGACAGCTGGGCCTGGTTGCATGCGGTCGATGCGTCGGAGCAACGCGCCATCGTCGCGCTGGGGGAGCCGGGCTACCCCGTTGCCTTGCTGCAGATGGAAGACCCGCCCCTCCTGCTGTACCTGATGGGGCGACTCGAGGGCCTGCATGAGGGCCGTCTCTGGACAGGCCCTCTGGCCGAACGCCGTTGCCTGGCGGTGGTGGGCAGCCGCAATCCTACGCCCCAGGGGGCCTTGAATGCCCAGCAGTTCGCGCGCAGCCTGGCCGAGGCGGGTCTGGTCATCCTGTCTGGCCTGGCCCTGGGCGTGGATGGCGCGGCCCACGAGGGCGCGCTCGACGCACATGCCACCGACCCGGCGCGGCCGGCGACCGTGGCCGTCGTGGGCACCGGGTTGGACCAGGTCTACCCCAAGCGGCACACGGCCCTGGCCCGGCGCGTCGCCGCGCGGGGGGTCATCGTCAGCGAATATCCCTTGGGCACGCCACCGCTGGCCGAGAACTTCCCGCGTCGCAACCGGCTGATCGCCGGCCTGTCCTGCGCCACCCTGGTGGTGGAGGCCGCGCCGCAGTCCGGTTCGTTGATCACGGCGCGGCTGGCCGTGGAGCTGGGCAAGGAGGTTTTGGCCATCCCTGGCTCCATCCACAACCCGCAGTCCCGGGGCTGCCACGCACTGATCCGGCAAGGCGCGAAGTTGGTGGAGTCAGCGCAGGATGTGCTGGAAGAACTGCCCGCCTGGGCGGGCGCGCCGGCGGGAACGATCGCCGTGGCCAGTGCGACCGAAGCCGACGTTCATCCGTCCGAATCCGAGGAGGCCCTGCGCACGGCCCTGGGCGCCGACCCCGTGAGCCTGGACGCGTTGCAGGCCCGTACAGGCTGGCCGACCGCGCAATTGCAGGCGCGCCTGATGGCCCTGGAGCTGGGGGGCGAGGTGACGCGTCTGCCCGGCGGTCTGCTGCAGCGCTTGGTGCGGGGCTGATCTGCCGGTCGTGGCCGGTGCACTGTCAGGCGCACCAGCGGTTCGCACCTGGGCGACGTACCCGGAGCGGATGTAGGAAAAAGCCTGACAAGCTTGTCTCCCGAAACCCTGCAAGCTGCTGTCTCCGAAACTCTGTAAAGAAATCCGAAAAAAGATGGGGGAAAAGAACGGGAAAACAGCCTCATTACCCGTTGTCACACTTCGGGGTTCTTGAATACAGTCCCTCACATGTTCGATGTGCTTGTCTACGTCTACGAAAATTACTGGCAGGGCGATGCCTGCCCGGAGTGGTCTCAGCTTGAACGCACGCTGAGCACGCTGGGTTTCGAGCCCGAGGAGATCGAGGGGGCCCTGTACTGGCTCGACGGCCTGTATGACGCAGTGCAGGGCCAGCTGGAGCATCCCGAGCTTCAGCATCCGGCCAGCATGCGGGTGTATTTGCCGCGCGAGCAGGAACACCTGGGTGAGGAATGCCTGGGCTACCTGGGTTTTCTGGAGGCCTCCGGCCTGTTGCCCCCCTTCATGCGTGAAGTGGTGGTGGACCGTGCCATGGTGCTGCCCTCCGAGTACCTGTCGCGGGAGATGCTGCGCCTGATCTTGCGCATGGCCTACTGGAGCTTCGGCACCGAGCCGCAGGACCATCTGGTGCTCAACGAACTGTCCAACGACGGCGTGCTGCGCGTGCTGCACTGAGTCCGCCTGGGCCGCTTTCCAGCGGGATCAAGGGAATGGCGTCCGTGGGGCCGAGGTGGGCCGGATAAAATCGGAGGCTGTCCGAATCTGTCAACCATCTCCCCAGGGGAACCCCATGCCGCTCGTTTCCATGCGCGAACTGCTGGACCATGCCGCCGAAAACGGCTATGGCATTCCGGCCTTCAACGTCAACAACCTGGAGCAGGTGCAAGCCGTGATGGCCGCCGCGGATGAAGTGGGCGCTCCCGTCATCCTGCAGGCCAGCGCTGGCGCGCGCAAGTACGCGGGCGAGCCCTTCATCAAGCACCTGATCCAGGCGGCCATGGAAGCCTATCCGCATATCCCCCTGGTGATGCACCAGGACCATGGCACCACGCCCAAGGTCTGCGAAGGTGCTATTTCCCTGGGCTTCGGCTCGGTCATGATGGACGGTTCGCTCAAGGAAGACGGCAAGACCCCGGCCGACTTCGCCTACAACGTGGACGTGACCCGCAAGGTCGTGGCCATGGCGCACCAGGTCGGCGTCACCGTCGAAGGTGAGCTCGGTTGCCTGGGCAATCTGGAAACCGGCGAAGCTGGCGAGGAAGACGGTATCGGCGCCGAAGGCAAGCTGGACCACAGCCAGATGCTGACCGACCCCGAAGAGGCCGCCCAGTTCGTCAAGGCCACCCAGCTTGACGCCCTTGCCATCGCCATCGGCACCAGCCATGGCGCCTACAAGTTCAGCCGCCCACCCACCGGTGACATCCTGGCCATCAGCCGCGTGAAGGAAATCCACCGGCGCATTCCCAATACCCACCTGGTGATGCACGGTTCTTCCTCCGTGCCGCAGGAACTGCTGGCCATCATCAACCAGTACGGCGGCAAGATGAAAGAAACCTACGGCGTGCCCGTGGCCGAGATCCAGGAAGCCATCAAGCACGGCGTGCGCAAGATCAACATCGACACCGACATCCGCCTGGCCATGACCGGCGCGGTGCGTAAGTTCCTGGCCGAGAACCCGGACAAGTTCGATGCCCGTGAATGGCTCAAGCCCGCGCGCGAAGCCGCCAAGCTGGTCTGCAAGGCGCGTTACCTGGAGTTCGGCTGCGAAGGCCAGGGCGCCAGGGTCAAGAGTCAGGGCCTGGCCATGATGGCGCAGAAGTACGCCAAGGGCGAGCTGGCACAGGTCGTGCATTGAGCGTCGGCCTTGAGCCAACGCAGCTTGCGATAATCCACAGCCCGGCGACGCGCCGGGCTTTTTCTTTTCCGGGAACCTGTTCATGACCAGCGCCCTGCACACTTCCAGCCTCCGATCCCTGCCCCTGCTCGCGCGCGGCAAAGTGCGTGACAACTACGCCGTGGGGGAGGACCGCATCCTCATGGTCGCGTCCGACCGCATCAGCGCTTTCGACGTCATCATGGGCGAGCCCATTCCCGGCAAGGGCGAACTGCTGACGAAGATGGCGCTCTTCTGGTTCGACAAACTCGGGCACATCGTGCCCAACCACCTCACGGGCGCGGCGCCCGAAAGCGTGGTCCCGCCCGACGAGGTGGCGCAGGTCCGGGGCCGCGCCATGCTGGTCCAGCGCCTCAAGCCCATCCCGGTCGAGGCCGTGGTGCGCGGTTACCTCGCGGGCAGCGGCTGGAAGGAGTATCAGGAATCGCAGGCCGTCTGCGGCGTGAAGCTACCTGCCGGGCTGAAGAACGCCAGCAAGTTGCCCGAGCCCATCTACACGCCCGCGCACAAGGCCGAGATGGGCGAGCACGACGAGAACATCAGCTTCGAGAAAACCGTGGCACTCATCGGCGCCGAACTCGCCGCGAAGATCCGCGACGTTTCCATCGCGCTCTACACAACCGCGAGCGAGATCGCCTTGAAGCGGGGCATCATCATCGCCGACACCAAGTTCGAGTTCGGCCTGGACTCGCAGGGCCGTCTGGTGCTGATGGACGAGGTGCTGACGCCCGATTCCTCGCGCTACTGGCCGGTCGAAGGGTATGAACAGGCTTTCAAGCAAGGCAGCAACCCGCCCAGCTACGACAAGCAGTTCCTGCGCGACTGGCTGGAGCAGGCCCAGGTGGATGGCCAACCCTGGGGCAAGAGACCGCCCGCGCCGACCCTGCCCGCCGAGGTGATCGCGCAGACGGCGGCCAAGTACCAGGAGGCGCTGACCCGCCTCACCGGCGCCTGAACTACCCGACCACAGAACCAGGAACAGGAGCACGCATGACCATCGAAACACAGGAAGACCTGGAAGGACTGCGCCGCGTCGGCCGGGCGGTGGCCCTGGTGCGCGACGAGATGCTGGCCCGTGCCCGGCCCGGCATGACCACGCGCGAGCTGGATGCGCTCGGCGAGCAGTTGTTGGCGCGGCAAGGCGTGCGCTCCGCTCCGCGTCTGGTGTACGACTTTCCCGGCGCCACCTGCATCAGCGTCAACGAAGAAGCGGCGCACGGCGTGCCCGGGGATCGTGTGCTTCAGGCGGGTGATGTGCTGAACGTGGACGTATCGGCCGAACTTGGCGGTTATTTCGCGGACACCGGTGGCACGACCGTGATCCCGACCGGCTCTGCTCAGAAGACGCGGCTGTGCCACGCCACACGCGAGGCCTTGTCGAATGCCCTGCAGGTGGCCCGGGCCGGGCGCCTGATCCGCGATGTGGGCGCGGCCATCGAACAGACGGCCCGGCGTTATGGATTCCGAGTGATCGAAAACCTTTGCGGGCACGGTGTCGGTCGATCCCTGCATGAAGAGCCGGGGTACATCCCGGGTTATTACGACCGCACGGACACACGGGTGCTGCAGGAGGGCATGGTGATCGCCATCGAACCTTTCCTGTCCACCAAGAGCCGCACGGTGACGGAAGCCGATGACGGCTGGACCCTGGTGGGTGTGCCGGGCAATCTGTCGGCCCAGTTCGAGCACACGCTGGTCGTCACGCGCGGCGAGCCTATCGTGCTGACGGTGCATTGAAAAATGGCGTCCGAGGACGCCGTTGCACGCGAGGTTCGCAGGGCCGGGGCTGTCTGTCCGGCGTGGCTCAATTCAGGGCCATGCTCAGTTTGCGCCGGTAGCTCGACACCAACGCCGCCTGCTCGTCCTGCTGCACCGTCGCGTGGCCCGCGAGTTCGATGCCGC
It encodes:
- the def gene encoding peptide deformylase, which translates into the protein MALLPILTYPDPRLHTVAQPVQAVDARIKQLIADMFDTMYDMNGIGLAATQINVHERLVVIDVSEGREQPLVFINPEIVWASPETKVNEEGCLSVPGIYDGVERHERVHVRALDGEGQSRTVECEGLLAICIQHEMDHLMGKVFVEYLSPLKRNRIKTKMQKLQRENEREGARA
- the dprA gene encoding DNA-processing protein DprA, which codes for MEHEELSAWLRLSLAPGLGPVSTRRLLAAFGSPEAVLAQSPAALRAVVNTRQAEALRGGANPAPVGWVELLADSWAWLHAVDASEQRAIVALGEPGYPVALLQMEDPPLLLYLMGRLEGLHEGRLWTGPLAERRCLAVVGSRNPTPQGALNAQQFARSLAEAGLVILSGLALGVDGAAHEGALDAHATDPARPATVAVVGTGLDQVYPKRHTALARRVAARGVIVSEYPLGTPPLAENFPRRNRLIAGLSCATLVVEAAPQSGSLITARLAVELGKEVLAIPGSIHNPQSRGCHALIRQGAKLVESAQDVLEELPAWAGAPAGTIAVASATEADVHPSESEEALRTALGADPVSLDALQARTGWPTAQLQARLMALELGGEVTRLPGGLLQRLVRG
- a CDS encoding DUF494 domain-containing protein — its product is MFDVLVYVYENYWQGDACPEWSQLERTLSTLGFEPEEIEGALYWLDGLYDAVQGQLEHPELQHPASMRVYLPREQEHLGEECLGYLGFLEASGLLPPFMREVVVDRAMVLPSEYLSREMLRLILRMAYWSFGTEPQDHLVLNELSNDGVLRVLH
- the fba gene encoding class II fructose-bisphosphate aldolase (catalyzes the reversible aldol condensation of dihydroxyacetonephosphate and glyceraldehyde 3-phosphate in the Calvin cycle, glycolysis, and/or gluconeogenesis), which encodes MPLVSMRELLDHAAENGYGIPAFNVNNLEQVQAVMAAADEVGAPVILQASAGARKYAGEPFIKHLIQAAMEAYPHIPLVMHQDHGTTPKVCEGAISLGFGSVMMDGSLKEDGKTPADFAYNVDVTRKVVAMAHQVGVTVEGELGCLGNLETGEAGEEDGIGAEGKLDHSQMLTDPEEAAQFVKATQLDALAIAIGTSHGAYKFSRPPTGDILAISRVKEIHRRIPNTHLVMHGSSSVPQELLAIINQYGGKMKETYGVPVAEIQEAIKHGVRKINIDTDIRLAMTGAVRKFLAENPDKFDAREWLKPAREAAKLVCKARYLEFGCEGQGARVKSQGLAMMAQKYAKGELAQVVH
- a CDS encoding phosphoribosylaminoimidazolesuccinocarboxamide synthase; the protein is MTSALHTSSLRSLPLLARGKVRDNYAVGEDRILMVASDRISAFDVIMGEPIPGKGELLTKMALFWFDKLGHIVPNHLTGAAPESVVPPDEVAQVRGRAMLVQRLKPIPVEAVVRGYLAGSGWKEYQESQAVCGVKLPAGLKNASKLPEPIYTPAHKAEMGEHDENISFEKTVALIGAELAAKIRDVSIALYTTASEIALKRGIIIADTKFEFGLDSQGRLVLMDEVLTPDSSRYWPVEGYEQAFKQGSNPPSYDKQFLRDWLEQAQVDGQPWGKRPPAPTLPAEVIAQTAAKYQEALTRLTGA
- the map gene encoding type I methionyl aminopeptidase, coding for MTIETQEDLEGLRRVGRAVALVRDEMLARARPGMTTRELDALGEQLLARQGVRSAPRLVYDFPGATCISVNEEAAHGVPGDRVLQAGDVLNVDVSAELGGYFADTGGTTVIPTGSAQKTRLCHATREALSNALQVARAGRLIRDVGAAIEQTARRYGFRVIENLCGHGVGRSLHEEPGYIPGYYDRTDTRVLQEGMVIAIEPFLSTKSRTVTEADDGWTLVGVPGNLSAQFEHTLVVTRGEPIVLTVH